From Leptolyngbyaceae cyanobacterium:
AATTAGTCGATCGACAAACCCGTCGCGCCTTAGTAGTATTAATTACAGACATCGTAGATATTACGGCTTCCGCCGAACTACTCGCCGCCTTGGGACGCTTGACACCCCGCTACCTCCCCTTTTGCGTCACTCTCCGCGATCCGCAAATTGACAAACAAGCACATAATCAAATAACTGTAAATGAAAAAAAGGGCAAAATCGAAGCAGCTTATACCCGCGCTGTAGCCTTAGATTTAATTTCTCAACGTCAAGTTGCCTTTGCCCAATTAAAACAAAAAGGAGTGTTAGTCCTAGATGCACCTGCCGATCGAATTAGCGACCAATTAGTAGAAAGATATCTGCAATTAAAAGCGAAAAATCAACTTTAATTATCGTTTTTAACGAGTCAGCACTAGCCTATTTTGCCTCAAAAATTTATTTATTATGGATTAGAAGTTATTTCATTAATTTTATTAGCAATAGTTAAGTTATATCGTGTCCGGTAGCATCGGTTGTGTATAGTAGGGGCGGGTTTAGCGCACAATCCTTGTCACAAACAAACAATTTTTTGTCAAAACCCGCCCTTCCAAACAATATATGCAATCGGACATGATATTAAGTAGGATGGTAGATGAATAAACTGGTTTAAAACCCCCTCCAGATCGTGTATTTGGAGGTGCAACAATTCAGACGCGGGTCTCTTATCCCTGACTGATTGATTCTGACGGGCGAGAATTCTGATTTTTGAATTCTTCATCAATTTTCCACATTTCAGCGGAAAAAAACTAACATCAATTTCGAGCAACTTTAAAACGAAAAATTTCCTGTTGCATACTTTGCGCTGCATCTTCCAATTGAGTCATCGCATCGTTAATATACCGCAGCACTTCGACAACTTGTGAAGAACTTTCGCTCAACTGTACCATAGAATCACTGATTTGCGACGCTTCTTGTGATTGAACTTCCATATTGTCACTCACCTGTTTAAACTGGGGAGTTAGACCCTGCACGTCGCTGATAATCGACTCCAATTTAGGGCTAATAGTACTAACCACTTCTACGATTTGTTTTACTTGTTGGGTAAAATTCTCCATTTCTGTCACGCCAATAGAAACCGCACTTTGCATATCTTGAATGGTATTTTCGATATCTAAGGTAGCGACTGCGGTTCGATCGGCTAGGCGAGAAATTTCTCTAGCTACTACACTAAATCCCTTACCATATTCGCCCGCTTTTTCGGCTTCGATCGCCGCATTTAAAGAAAGTAAGTTAGTTTGATCTGCTACTTTGACAATCGTGGTAATAATATCATTAATATTGTTAGCTTTTTCGCCGATCGCTCCCAATTTTTCCGATATTATATCGGTAGCATCTACCAATTTGGCCATGCTTATTTCCATGTGATTCAAGTCTGTTTTGCTCTCAAACGCCGAGCTAGCTGTTGTTTGTGACTTGTTTTCCACTTGATTGATTGTGGTCATCAGTTGGGAAGACGCAGCAGCAATTTGCTTGGCTGTCAGAGCTACTTTATTTGTAGTACTAGACTGCTGTGCTACCGTTGCTTCTAATTCCTTGCTAGAAGCAACAATAGAAGTAATAGAACTGCTAACTTGAATACCAGAATCCTTTACCTGACGAATTAAAGAATTCAATTTTTGAGTCATAATTTGAAAGGATGTTAGCAGTTCGCCGATCTCGCTTCCATCATCAGCCAGTTCGATGTTCTGAGTAAGATCGCCTTGGGCGATTTGTTTGGTAGCCTCGATCGCGATCGGCAATTGTTTTTTCAATGGCAAAGTAATTGCGATCGCTGTAATTACAGTCCCTAAGAGCGCTAATAAAGTACTCAGCACGATAGTTACTAGCAAGATTCGCTGGGAATATTCGAGCGCTTGGTTTTTTTGGGCTAGCAATTCATCCGACCTGTTGAGAAATTCGTCTCGTGCTTCGTCATAAGTAGCAAAGCGTAGGGACTTCAGCGTTTGAAGTCCTTCTGTTATTCTCCTTGCATCAAACAATTGAAAAATTTCTAGAGAAATTTGATGATGATTTTCTGCTTCTGAAATTAACACTTCTATAGCTTTTCTTTGAGTAGGATCTTGGACAATCCTTTTCAGGTCTTCCGCTCTGTTCCGAAAGCTTTCATATCCAGAATTATAACTTTTTTTATAAGAATCTCCCGTCTCGGCATCAGCATAAAAAACAGCGTAACCGCGCACGTTCCGCGCCATTCTAGAAACACCATAAGTTAACTCTTCCGCTAGCCTAATAGCCCTGTACTCTCTCTGAATAGCTCGCTGTGCTTCGGAGAATCTTTGAGTAGTTAAATATACAATAAAGCCTACACCGATCATGAAGAGGAGCGGAGTGCAATATCCAAATAAGATGCGGTTGGTAATTTTATTTAACATAGAGTTGGTAAAATGCGTTGAAAGAGTTCTAGTTTTGTGCTTGTTTAACTTTTTAGAAT
This genomic window contains:
- a CDS encoding methyl-accepting chemotaxis protein; amino-acid sequence: MLNKITNRILFGYCTPLLFMIGVGFIVYLTTQRFSEAQRAIQREYRAIRLAEELTYGVSRMARNVRGYAVFYADAETGDSYKKSYNSGYESFRNRAEDLKRIVQDPTQRKAIEVLISEAENHHQISLEIFQLFDARRITEGLQTLKSLRFATYDEARDEFLNRSDELLAQKNQALEYSQRILLVTIVLSTLLALLGTVITAIAITLPLKKQLPIAIEATKQIAQGDLTQNIELADDGSEIGELLTSFQIMTQKLNSLIRQVKDSGIQVSSSITSIVASSKELEATVAQQSSTTNKVALTAKQIAAASSQLMTTINQVENKSQTTASSAFESKTDLNHMEISMAKLVDATDIISEKLGAIGEKANNINDIITTIVKVADQTNLLSLNAAIEAEKAGEYGKGFSVVAREISRLADRTAVATLDIENTIQDMQSAVSIGVTEMENFTQQVKQIVEVVSTISPKLESIISDVQGLTPQFKQVSDNMEVQSQEASQISDSMVQLSESSSQVVEVLRYINDAMTQLEDAAQSMQQEIFRFKVARN